DNA from Debaryomyces hansenii CBS767 chromosome A complete sequence:
GTTGGTAGTGATTTGAATCGCCAGCAACCGCTGCAGCTGCAGCCGCCGCATACGTTGGGTGGTGCTGATGATTTGGATGTCCCTGTTGTTGCGATCTCTGTGCTGCCTCAACAGCTGCTATGATTCCATCGTCTAAGCCAGATAAATCGTGGGTCAACAAACTTTCAGTAGCATcatgacgatgatgaccTGGTAAGTTGTGTAATTGAGCAGCAGCAACCATAGCATCAACATCATCAGCACTGTTTcttgatttcaaaatattacGAGCATTTGGATTGTTTGGTTGTGAGTGTAATACCTTGTTATTCCTGCGAATGATAGAGTTACCAGTTGCCATCTTCTTTGGAATCGTACTGCGTTTGAGCAAGGGCGGGTCTTTGGCAGGATCTCTGCATTCTGGGCAATTTTTGATCGCAGTAGCCACTGTATCCTTTATTCTCGTCCAATGATACTTTTCGGTGACAACAGCAGTCGTCTTATTAATACCACCATGATTCGTCATATGAACCTCCGTACAAATCTGCAATTGTCTAACTGGATCAGCTATGACTTGTCTGCCCTTCAACATCAACTTACCGTTTTCCAATCGATAATGCGACGCAGAGGACCTCAATCTTGACTTCTCTTGTCTATCTGCCATGGCTGGATATCTTCCGGTCTCCAAGTAGAActtgattttatcaaatctATACGCACCGATGGCGGGATCGGAATTGTTGATTAACTCTCTACCGTATACGATAGCATCGACCGCAGTATCATGTCCTTTCAAAATACCGGCCGACTTGACCCTACCgattcttttgaaattcaaCGATTCCCAGATCTTTCTTGCAGCAGCATTCGACTCAAACACAAGGTTGAAAATCGAGTACGTGTACCCCAATCGTGGCGCCCACTGCAAATAACAATCTGCCAACGTCCGCCCAATTCCCTTGCCTCTGATCCCAGCATTAACCAAAAACCCTGCCGTACATATATGCGAACACCGTCCCGGATAGTTTGGCTTGATATAAAACGTCCCCAAACACTCTTTTTCCCACTGTCTCGACCCTTCGAGCGTCGGCGAATCCCCTAGCACCATCACTGCTGCAAAAGACCCAAACCAGTAATTCTGAAACGACTCGATGTGAAGCGTGTCAAAAAAAGGAAACGTATCCCCTCGTTCGATCTCCATGTTGAATTCATCACAGAGAAACGCCAATAATCCCGGCGGCAACTCATTGAGTGTATGCATCGGATAAATCGTAGCTGTGGTCTCTCCATCTTTAAGCAAAACCGTATACCGATCGATAACTGTAACTGGATTATATTCTAATTGAGGTCGAAAATGCGGCGGTTGCATCACATCATCAAACTCTGCCATATTGCCTATCACTTATACTCAAGACCGACTATTCTACCTACTATTAACCTATAAGTTGTATATGATATTAGTGTAGATATTATACTGTCTGTGTATATTATAGAATGTAAACAAAATGGTAGTTTGATGATTAAGAGGAAATGACAAGTGATGCTCAGAAAAGGCGTTTTGTGTCACCATTTCCCAATCGGGACAACATCGCAATGTCGCAccatttttttcttctactACCTTAGTTTAGTCTATATACAATACAGAAGGTTCTACTACAGTACGGTTCAATACATCTTTTCATGTTCTATTTTCCATCAATCTAAAATTTCTGCTATTAATAACACTATAAAATGTTATAGCtgttaaatatattatataagtGTCTGTATGAGTAGTTGTTAATTATATGGTTTCAAAATCAACGTTATACAAGGTCCTTACCGTACATATATGCTCCCACTAGGCTTTGATGGCCCTTTAACACGGCCACATTCTTGACATAGCCAATACGGTCGAAACCAAGCGAGTTCCAGATCCGCAAGCTTGCTGTATTGGTTTCAAACACCAAATTGAACACCGAGTACACGTATCCTAATTGCGGCCCCCACACCAAGTATTTGGCACCCAATTCTTTGCCTAGGCCCAAACCTCGCTTCTCATGGTTGACTACAAAGCCCGCGTTGCAGACGTGCGAGCATCTTCCCGTGTAGTTGGGCTTCACGTAAAATGTTCCCAAAAAGTGGGTTCTCCAGAAGTCTTCGGGTTGGTCTTGAAAGTGCGCATCTGATAACGATTGGTGGTCACCTTCGATGAGAACGGCCACGAACGCGGAAAACCAGTACAGGACAAATTGGTCGAAGTCCATGATTTCGTGGTAGGGGTATGTTGTTCCCTCTTCGATGACGTAGTTGATTTCGTGCTGGATGACCTTGAGTAGAGTTTTGGGGACTTGGCTGGCGTCGTGGATGGGAAATAATGTCACTTTGCCAGTAGGGTCCTTTGCGAGGGAAAATGTGATTGGTTCCGTGATTTTTGGGGTGTTTTTGCCATCCTTTGAGGCGAAGGGTAAATCCTCCAACCGTTTGTAAGTCTCTTCGTCCACAGTCATGATGTCGAGTATAGGGGGCCAGCCGTAGGTACCAGTTTTTGTACAGCTGGTGTTTATGACTAACGGCTTATGCAGCGATCAGGTCTGAAAAACTCACGGGGTTACCCGCAGTTACTGTTTACTGGTGATGCTCCCCAACAATACGCCATAAAGAAGCGTAAATACTACCGTTGGATTACACGGATAAAATACCAGTTCAGAGGTCATTGATAAGAGATTAAGGCTGCCAGAGCAGACATATGATTCAGGATGGAAGATCACAAGCGAAATGGGATTTTCAACGATAGTATGTGactattttgatttatgtCTAAGGTTAGAGTAGAAGACAGATATACTAACAAATTTACCAGGTTTAAGCAAAAGAGACAAAAAACGTCAACAGATAGGCTCGCGGTTGGGTAAGCTAGATGTTATGTTCAGCAGTGATAGAGATAACTTCTACAAGACACTGCTTCACAACTTGCAGAATACGCTAGCGACCTTACAACAAGGAGCCAACGAAAACTATTTGGATAAGAAGGAAAACTTGGAAGAAGAGCGTGATTACGAGTTGACTAGACTCAGACTATGGGAGGAATACCAGGTGAAAAGAATCGAGGAGGAATATAAGGAGGATTTGATCAAGGCTCAAGAAAACCACGACAAGATGATCAAGTTGATCAAAGAGAAGTTATACGATAAACTCCAGAAGCAGataaaacaattgaaagaGGATAAGCTATTGCTTAATTTGGTGAATGCAAACTCGTGGAGCTCGAATATTGCCAACGATTCGTCTACGGCTGCATTGAATGCAGTGGCCGCTAACACGTTGAATCTTTCGGATAGACGGTCGCTCAGAAAGCGAGAATTGAGTTCAAGACTCACTGCTGGCGAAGCAGACGATTTGTCGGATGGAGGTGTGGGTTCAACAACTGCCACTGGAAACGTCTCGACGGCCAATGGCTATATATCTCTGTCAGGAAAGCGGAGAAGACATTATGCTACAAGATACTCATCGAACGACGAAATATCATCCGGAATCACCAGCACAGCTGCTAGCAACAAGAACAGCAATGGTTACGG
Protein-coding regions in this window:
- a CDS encoding DEHA2A10406p (similar to uniprot|P35208 Saccharomyces cerevisiae YJL127C SPT10), coding for MAEFDDVMQPPHFRPQLEYNPVTVIDRYTVLLKDGETTATIYPMHTLNELPPGLLAFLCDEFNMEIERGDTFPFFDTLHIESFQNYWFGSFAAVMVLGDSPTLEGSRQWEKECLGTFYIKPNYPGRCSHICTAGFLVNAGIRGKGIGRTLADCYLQWAPRLGYTYSIFNLVFESNAAARKIWESLNFKRIGRVKSAGILKGHDTAVDAIVYGRELINNSDPAIGAYRFDKIKFYLETGRYPAMADRQEKSRLRSSASHYRLENGKLMLKGRQVIADPVRQLQICTEVHMTNHGGINKTTAVVTEKYHWTRIKDTVATAIKNCPECRDPAKDPPLLKRSTIPKKMATGNSIIRRNNKVLHSQPNNPNARNILKSRNSADDVDAMVAAAQLHNLPGHHRHDATESLLTHDLSGLDDGIIAAVEAAQRSQQQGHPNHQHHPTYAAAAAAAVAGDSNHYQHYQNEYTNHHEYHQDSNDNQGYNNGGNSKERNRNNNIPVDPEVSAFDHHVDSAGEEIEIARALIQANEDVQEEGHHQDVDELQNQSSNNDNNEKNGDSKRADDETNMFSKDNN
- a CDS encoding DEHA2A10450p (similar to uniprot|P40505 Saccharomyces cerevisiae YIL084C SDS3), whose protein sequence is MEDHKRNGIFNDSLSKRDKKRQQIGSRLGKLDVMFSSDRDNFYKTSLHNLQNTLATLQQGANENYLDKKENLEEERDYELTRLRLWEEYQVKRIEEEYKEDLIKAQENHDKMIKLIKEKLYDKLQKQIKQLKEDKLLLNLVNANSWSSNIANDSSTAALNAVAANTLNLSDRRSLRKRELSSRLTAGEADDLSDGGVGSTTATGNVSTANGYISSSGKRRRHYATRYSSNDEISSGITSTAASNKNSNGYGHNTLHNNAVGSGNESNLSDKDYDALNTLIMGNEDGGVSLVLLDNAQANSNKPNTRGLNKQFTGLQGLKPEELNDDLTLLRNAIVKKEK
- a CDS encoding DEHA2A10428p (similar to CA3375|IPF4684 Candida albicans IPF4684), translating into MTVDEETYKRLEDLPFASKDGKNTPKITEPITFSLAKDPTGKVTLFPIHDASQVPKTLLKVIQHEINYVIEEGTTYPYHEIMDFDQFVSYWFSAFVAVLIEGDHQSLSDAHFQDQPEDFWRTHFLGTFYVKPNYTGRCSHVCNAGFVVNHEKRGLGLGKELGAKYLVWGPQLGYVYSVFNLVFETNTASLRIWNSLGFDRIGYVKNVAVLKGHQSLVGAYMYGKDLV